TGTCGTACAGCTCGGCGTACCGGCCACCGCGGGCCAGGAGGTCGCGGTGGGTCCCGCGTTCGACGATGCGCCCGCCCTCGATGACCAGGATGAGGTCGGCGGCGCGAACCGTCGACAGCCGGTGCGCGATGACGATCGAGGTGCGCCCGCCCAGTGCCTCGCCGAGCGCCTGCTGAACGGCGGCCTCCGAGGCCGAGTCCAGCGCCGCCGTCGCCTCATCGAGCACCACCACCCGCGATCGTCCCAACAGCAGACGCGCGATCGTCAACCGCTGCCGCTGTCCTCCGGACAGACGGTATCCCCGCTCACCGACAACCGTGTCCAAGCCGTCGGGCATCGCGGCGACCACATCGTCGAGCCGGGCCCGGCGCAGCACGTCCCACAGTTCGGTGTCTGTGACCTCGGGCGCCGCCAGCAGCAGATTGGAGCGGATCGACTCGTGGAACAGGTGCCCGTCCTGGGTCACCATGCCGACGGTGTCCTTGAGCGACGCGAACGTCACGCCACGTACGTCGGCCCCGTTCAGCGTGATGGAGCCGGAGTCGACGTCGTAGAGCCGGGCCAGCAGCGCGGCGATGGTCGACTTGCCGGCTCCCGACGAACCGACCAGCGCCACCATCTGCCCCGGCGCCGCGGTGAACGAGATGCCGTGCAGCACCTCGTCCCCGCCGCGCTCGTCGAGCGTCGCGACCTCTTCCAGCGAGGCCAGCGACACCTTGTCCGCCGACGGATACGAGAAGCGGACGTCTTGGAATTCGATCTCGACCGGACCGCCCGGCACGGCGGTGGCGTCGGACTCCTCGGCGATCAGCGGCACCAGATCCAGCACCTCGAACACCCGCTCGAAGGACACCAGGGCGCTGGCGATCTCGACCCGCGCGTTGGCCAGTGCGGTCAACGGCGCGTACAGCCGGGTCAGCAGCAGCGCCAGCGACACCACGGCACCGGCCTGCAGCTGCCCGCCGATTGCCAGCACCCCGCCCAGCCCGTACACCAGGGCCAGGGCGAGTGCGGACATCAGCGTCAGCGAGTTCATGAACGTCGACTGCAGCATCGCCGTGCGCACCCCGATGTCACGCACCCGGTCGGCACGCACCGCGAACTCACCGGACTCGGTTTCCGGGCTGCCGAACAGTTTGACCAGCGTGGCGCCCGGGGCCGAGAACCGTTCGGTCATCTGGGTGTTCATCGTGGCGTTGTGTGCCGCCGCCTCACGGGACAGCCCGGCCATCCTGGATCCGATGCGGCGCGCGGGCAGGACGAACAACGGCAGCAGCGCCAGCGACACCAGGGTGATCCGCCACGAGATGCTGAGCATCACCACGAGCGTCAGGGTCAGGGTGACGAGGTTGGCGACGATGCCCGACAGCGTGTCCGAGAACGCCCGCTGCGCGCCGATCACGTCGTTGCCGAGCCGGCTCACCAAGGCTCCGGTGCGGGTGCGGGTGAAGAACGCCACCGGCATGCGCTGCACGTGGTCGAACACCGCGGTGCGCAGATCCAGGATCAACCCCTCGCCGATGTTCGACGACAGCCAGCGGGTCAGCAGGGCCACGGCGGCCTCGGCGACCGCGATCCCGGCGATCATCACGGCCAGCAGTACCACCGTCGACACCGGGCCGCCGCGGGTGATCGCGTCGACCACCCGGCCGGCCAGCACCGGCGTCGTCACCGTCAGCAGCGCACTGACCACGCTGATCGCCACGAACCAGCCCAGCCTGCGGTGATGCCGCGCGGAGAACCGCCAGATCCGGGACAACAGCCGCCGGTCGGCCAGTGCGCGCAGGTCACCGTCGCGCGCATGCGTCTGCCGATACAGCGACTGTCGTGCCACCGTCTCCATACTCATGAGCATCACCGTAAAACCTGAACAATTATTGAGGTCAAAGACTTCCCGGGACTTCCCTGGGTGCCTGCGCGATCAGCCGCCGTTCATCGGGCAAGATGGCGGTTATGGATAGCGCTACCGGTGGCATGGCCTCGCCCCGGGTCCTCGTCGTAGACGACGACCCCGACGTGCTCGCGTCGCTGGAACGCGGGCTGCGGCTCTCCGGGTTCACGGTCTCGACGGCCGTGGACGGGGCCGAGGCGCTGCGCAGTGCCACCGAGACCCGGCCCGACGCGATCGTGCTCGACATCAACATGCCCGTACTCGACGGCGTGAGCGTGGTGACCGCACTGCGGGCGATGGACAACGACGTGCCGGTATGCGTCCTGTCGGCGCGCAGCAGCGTCGACGACCGCGTGGCCGGCCTGGAAGCCGGTGCCGACGACTACCTGGTCAAGCCGTTCGTGCTGCAGGAACTCGTGGCCCGGGTCAAGGCGCTGCTCCGCCGGCGCGGGGCCTCGGCCACCTTCTCGTCCGAAACGATCCAGGTCGGCCCACTGGAGGTCGACATCCCGGGCCGCCGCGCCCGGGTCAACGGGGTCGACGTGGACCTGACCAAGCGCGAATTCGACCTGCTCGCCGTCCTGGCCGAGCACAAGACCGCGGTACTGTCCCGCGCACAGTTGCTGGAACTGGTCTGGGGCTACGACTTCGCCGCCGACACGAACGTGGTGGACGTCTTCATCGGCTACCTGCGCCGCAAACTCGAGGCCGGCGGCGCACCACGGCTACTGCACACCGTCCGAGGGGTCGGATTCGTGCTCAGGACGCAATAGCGAGATGAGCCTGCTGACCCGGATCTTCCGCCGCACCCCGTCGCTGCGGACCCGGGTCGCGTTCGCCACCGCAATCGGCGCGGCGATCGTCGTCGTCATCGTCGGCACCATCGTCTGGGTCGGCATCACCAACGACCGCAAGGAACGGCTGGACCGCCGCCTGGACGAGGCCGCCGGGTTCGCCATCCCATTCCTGCCCCGCGGTCTCGGCGAGATCCCCCGCTCGCCGAGCGACCAGGACGCGGTGATCACCGTGCGCCGGGCCGGGGATGTCTCGTCGAACTCGAACATCGTCCTTCCCGAACTGCCCGACGGCTACGCCGACACCTACATCGACGGCGTCCGCTGGCGAGTCCGGACCGTGCAGATCCCCGCGCCCGGCCCCATGTGGGTCGCCGTCGGCGCGACGTACGACGCCACCATCGCCGACACCAACAACCTGCACCGCCGGGTGATCATCATCTGCGTGTTCGCGGTCGGCGCGGCCACCGTGCTGGGCTGGGTCCTGGCCGCGTTCGCGGTCCGCCCACTCAAACGGCTGGCCCAGCAGACCCGACAGATCGAGGCGGGCGACGAGGCACCCGACGTCGAGGTGCGCGGCGCCAGCGAAGCCGTCGAGATCGCCGACGCGGTCAACGGCATGCTGCAACGCATCTGGAAGGAACAAGACCGCACCAAGTCCGCATTGGCCTCGGCCCGCGACTTCGCCTCGGTCTCCGCCCACGAGCTGCGCACCCCGCTCACCGCGATGCGGACCAACCTGGAGGTGTTGTCGACCCTCGACCTGCCCGACGATCAACGCAAGGAAGTCGTCAACGACGTCATCCGAACCCAGTCCCGGATCGAGGCCACCCTCGGCGCCCTGGAACGGCTCGCCCAGGGTGAGTTGACCACCACCGACGATCACGTCACCGTCGACATCACCGAACTGCTCGACCGCGCCGCCCACGACGCCATGCGCGTCTACCCCGATCTCGAAGTCTCCCTGGCCCCGTCACCGACCGTGATCATCATCGGGCTGCCGACCGGCCTGCGACTCGCCGTCGACAACGCCATCGCCAACGCCGTGAAACACGGCGGCGCCACCCGCGTTCAGTTGTCGGCGGTGAGCTCTCGCGAGGGCGTGGAGATCGCGATCGACGACGACGGGGTGGGTGTGCCCGAGGAGGAACGCGTGATGGTGTTCGACCGGTTCTCCCGGGGGTCGACGGCATCGCGGTCCGGCTCCGGGCTCGGCCTGGCACTCGTCGCCCAGCAGGCGGAATTGCACGGTGGCACAGCGGCCCTGGAATCCAGCCCGCTGGGCGGCGCGCGCCTGCTGCTGCGTCTGCCCGGCCCGCACTAGTCGTCACCCGCGAGCAGTCCAGCGGCAAAGGCGGAAGGGCCTCAAAACAAAGCTGTCCCAAATCGGTTGATTTGGGACAGCTTTGTACCTGCGACTCGGCGAGAGGCTCTACTTCCTCTCGCGCTGGGACTTACCGCTGTCCCATCGGTTGAACCCGGCCGCCTCGGCGGATTCCACGTCGGCAAACCAGATCTCGGCAATGGTCACCGAGTAGGACGGGCTCTCCGGGGAGTGATAGAGCATCGAATCCTCGTTGCCCTTGATCAGGTAACCCGTCGGGGTGCCCGCACCCGAGACCCGGATCGACCCGGCGCCGTACGGTGTCGCCTCGACCAGCTTGACGTCCTCGCCGACCTCGGCGCCGGGCTCCTTGGCATCCGCGTCGGCGCCGGAGGCGAACTTGGCCGCCCCCGCCGCCCCGGCTGCCGCCGCGCCCGCTGCCGCCGCACCGGCACTGCTGACCTTGGGCAGCTGTGTGGTGGGCTCATCCACCGCGCCAACCTTCGGCAGCTTGGTCGTGGCGTCATCGGTGACAGCGGTTGCGGCACCGGATGTTCCGGCAGCGGCAGCACCTCGCGTCCGGGCGTCGTCACCGGCGTCGGGACGACGACCCAGCGCGCCGTACACCGGCACCTCCCGTTTCACCCGGCGCAGGGTCAGAGCGAGTGTCAGTACCAGCCCGAGCACGAAGGCCAGGGCCATCAACCACCAGTTCACATCGTTCATCGTCCTGCTCCAATCTCACGTGAGCCGGGCAGTTCGGCGAATGCCTCTTCCTCACTGGTGGGCTTGACGGCGACCACCGTGATCAGCCAGGCCACCAGGGACCCGACCACGAACGCGAGCAGATACCACAACCATTGGATTACGAAGTCCATGTCGAATCTCCCTAGTTGACCGTGATCTCGACGCGGCGGTTCTGCGCCTTGCCTTCGGGGGTGTCATTGCTGGCGATCGGATTCGCCGACCCGGCCCCGGACGACGTCACGTGATCGGCCGCCAAGCCCTGCGAAACCAGATAATCGGCAACGGCTTTGGCCCGGTTACCGCTCAGCGGGACGTTGATGGCGTCATTGCCCGAACTGTCGGTGTAACCGGTGACGGCCACCTTGGCACCTGCGCACGTCTTGAGCTTCTCGGCGACCTGCGACAACAACTGCTGTGATGCCGGAGCCAGGACGAACCCGTCGGTGCTGAAGTTGATCGGCGTACGCAGCAATGCGCTCACATCGTCCTGCAGCACCGCGCACGGCCCGGGAGTGCCTCCCGGAGCCCCCGGGGCACCCGGGGCACCAGGCGCGGGGGCGGGCGGCGGAGCGGGAGCGCCCGGCGCGCTGGCGACCTGAATGTTGTTGACCACCTTGATGTTCTGCCACGCCGACTTCACTGCCGACTCGACGGCGTCGCGAGCCTCGGCCGACGGCGCGGTACCGGTCAACGTCACGGTGTCTCCGTCGACCTTGAAATTGAAGTCCGGGATGCCCTCGCCCGCGGCATCGAAAACCGTTCCCAGTGCCGAGACATCGGGCGTGCTCACGCCCGCACGCAGATTCAGGTTGTCGATGAGATTGACGTCTGCACCGAACTTTCCGCGCAGCCGATCCAGCAGTGCGGTCTTGGCGTTCGCGTCGGGAAGGTCACCGGAAAGCGTGAAGTCGTTGCCGTTACGGGAAATCGACAACGGCGCGAACGAAAGGTTCGGCAAATTCACGTCAGGTGCGTTGACATCCGGGGCATTCACGTCCGGAGCGGTCATCGTGGCCGTGGGATTGATATCGGGAAGAGTGAGATCGGCGTCCTTGCCCGAGCGGTCGAGCCCGCCCCAACCGATCAGCCCCAGCAACAATGGAACTGCCGCCAGCGCCAACAACCAACCCAAACCTGGTGGTCGTCGATAAAATTTGGAGGCTGTTTGCCAGCCTGTGATTGTCCGAGATTCGTCCGAACCCGACATTTGGGCACTCCCTGAAAGTCGACGAACAGTTATCTACAGCAACGAAACAGGTTGACGGTAGCAGCAAATGGAATTCAATGGTTAGGTTCCGGTTGGACTTACCGGCCTTACCATTGCGTCAACGGGTGGCGAGCAGATCGATGACGAAGATCAGCGTCTTGCCCGAAAGCCGGTGCCCGGAACCTGCCGGCCCGTAGGCCTGAGCCGGTGGAATGACGAGCTGGCGGCGACCACCCACCCGCATCCCCGGAATCCCGTCCTGCCAGCCCTGAATCAGACCACGCAAGGGAAATTCGATGGATTCTCCCCGATTCCACGAGCTGTCGAACTCCTCGCCGGAGTCGTATTCGACGCCCACGTAATGCACCTCGACAGTGGCGCCGGGCACGGCCTCGGCGCCATCACCGACCACCAGGTCGTTGATCACCAATTCGCTGGGGGCAGGTCCGTCCGGAAACTCGATCTCTGGTTTTGTACTCACCGGATCAACGGTAGTCCGGCAGACTGGTGATGTGGCCAAAGATCAGGACATCCTGGCCGAAGTTCACCGGCTCGTTGCCGAAGAGCAGGAGCTCCGGTCGAAACTGCAGCGCCGGGAGATAAACGAAACCCAAGAGCAACAGCGGCTGAGCTCGCTGGAAGTCGCACTCGACCAGTGCTGGGACCTGTTGCGGCAACGCCGAGCGCTGCGTGACACCGGACAGGATCCGGGCCTGGCCGAGAAACGCGGGGCCGACGAGGTCGAAGGCTACCGGGGCTGACCGGGCGGGAGTGACGTGACCGAAACGGCCGACGCCGTCATCATCGGCGGCGGGCACAACGGCCTGGTGGCCGCTGCCTACCTGGCGCGGGCGGGACGCCGGGTGCAGGTGCTCGAACGCCTCGACCACGTAGGCGGCGCAGCAGTTTCGGCGCACGCCTTCGACGGCGTCGATGCCCGGTTGTCGCGATACTCCTATCTGGTCAGCCTGCTGCCCCAGCGCATCGTCAGCGACCTGGGTGCCCGAATCCGGCTCTCGCGGCGACGATATTCGTCCTATACGCCGGATCCGGCCTCTGGTGGAGCGGCCGGTCTGCTGATCGGGCCGAAATCGACGTTCGATGCGGTCGGCGCCGAGGCCGACGCAGCCGGATTCGACGACTTCTATCACCGGTGCGGGCTGGTCACGTCCCGGATCTGGCCGACGCTGCTCCAGCCGCTGCGCAGCCGGACCGAGATGCGGCGGGAGGTGCTGGGTGGACACGACACCGAAACCGCCGCGGCCTGGGATGCCCTGATCGACCGGCCGATCGGCGAGGCGATCAGCACCGCGGTATCCCATGACCTGGTGCGCGGCGTGATGGCGACCGATGCGCTGATCGGCACGTTCGCCGGCATCGACGACCCGTCGCTGATCCAGAACGTGTGCTTCCTGTACCACCTGATCGGCGGCGGCACCGGCGACTGGGATGTACCGGTCGGAGGGATGGGCGCGGTGAGCGGCGCACTGGCGGCTGCCGCGTCCGGGTTCGGAGCCGAAATCGTCACCGGTGCGGACGTTTACGCCGTCGACCCGGACGGCGAGGTGTGCTACCGGACGGGCGGGGCGGCGCGCCGGGTCCAGGCCGAACACGTGCTGGCCAACGTGACCCCGGCCGTGCTGGCCGAACTGCTCGGGGAACCGGCCCCGGTGACCGCCCCCGGCGCGCAGGTGAAGGTCAACCTGATGCTGCGCCGGCTCCCCCGGCTGCGGGACGAAAACGTCACGCCCGAACAGGCTTTCGGCGGTACGTTCCACATCAACGAGACCTATTCGCAACTGGCCGCGGCATACGGCACCGCCGCCGCCGGACGTGTGCCGGACCCGTTACCCTGCGAGATCTACTGCCACTCGTTGACCGATCCCAGCATCCTGTCGGAAGAACTGCGCGCCTCCGGTGCGCAGACACTGACCGTCTTCGGCCTGCACACCCCACACGCACTGGCCCGGGAGAACCCCGACCGGATGCGGGATCGCCTGACCTCGGCGGTGTTGAACTCGTTGAATTCCGTTCTGGCCGAGCCGATCCAGGATGTCCTGTTGGAGGACAGCGCAGGCCGGCTGTGCATCGAGGCCAAGACCACCACCGATCTGGAACAGGCGCTGGGGATGACCGCGGGCAACATCTTCCACGGCGCGCTGCGCTGGCCGTTCGCCGAGGACGACGAACCCCGCGACAACCCGGCGCAGCGCTGGGGCGTGGCCACGAGCCACGACCGGATCCTGTTGTGCGGTTCGGGATCGGTGCGCGGCGGTGCGGTCTCGGGCATCGGAGGCCACAACGCCGCGATGGCCGTGCTCGAAAGCTGACGGGTTCAGCGGTCGCTGATGAGATCGGCCAGCCCGTCCAGCACGCGCGCCAACCCGAACTCGTAGGCATGCGAGGCGCTGTAGGCCGCGTCGAACGCCTGCCCGGCCGCGGTCCCGACCCGCGAGGCCAACGGATACCGGTCCCCGTCGAGCACCCGCTCCAGCAGCGGGCCGGCCCGTTCCCACCACTGTCCGTCGCTCTGGCCGCTGTCGGCGGCGGCCCGATGCGAATCGATGGCGATGCGGGCGACCGAGTTCACGAAACCGAGCACATACGTCAGGGCGCCATCCATCTCGAGATCGCTCAGACCGAGTGAATCGAACGCACTCAGCTCATGGTCGTACTTGGCGATCATGCCCGGCCCGAGCGGCGGGCGCGTGGTGGGCAGGTACGTCAGCCAGGGGTGGCTGTCGAACATCGCGAGGTTGTCCTGCGCGATCGCGGAAACCTTTTCCCGCCACGACTTTCCGGTGAAGTCGCGACGCGGCATCTGGAGGTAGACGGCGTCGATCATCAGGTCCAGCAGCTCGGCCTTTCCCGGCACATAGGTGTAGGTGGCCATCGGAGTCACGCCCAGCTCCGTCGCGACCGCCCGCATGGTGAGCGCGTCGAGCCCGTCGGCATCGGCGATCCGGATCGCGGCGGCGACCACGGCGTCTACCGTCGTGCGTTGTTTCGGGCCGCGGCGGGCGCCCTGACCGGGCTCACGCCAGAGCAATTCGAGCGTGCGCACCGGATCCCCGGCGCTGCTCCGGTCCCTGCCTGGACGTTCGTTCACCACGCCCCCCTCTCCGTACTATGTTTAGTGTACTGCGTACAGAATACTTTCATCCGAGGAGAAACATGGTCACCATGCCCCAGGCCGGCGAGTTCAGCCCCACCGCAGCCGATGTCGACGCGGTGCTGGCCTGGTTCGCCCGATACGACGCACTGGCCATCGACCGGAACGTCGAAGCCATGGCGGACGAGGCGATGTTCCCGCTCAACGAGGTGACCGACGGCCGGGCCGAGGCCGTGGATCGCCCCGGGTTCGTCGCGCAGATGGCCCAGCAGTTGGGCGAGAGCAGCGACTTCGCGATGGAGTCCACCCGCACACCGCATTTCATCAACGAGAACCTGGTGTTCGTGATCACCGATGCGACGTTCACCGCCGACGGGTTCAGCCAGCGGGTGCGCTACGGCGACCTGCTCGTCAAGCGCGACGGCGCCTGGAAGTTCCAGACGATGGTGCAGGGCGGGTGGGGCGAGAGCTGACCGCCGCGGCTACGGGGAGGAGATCCTGCGCAAGATCTCGCGGAGGTTCGTGAGATCGTCGGGACCGAGCGCGGCCAGCACGTCGGGCGCGGGATCCTCGACCCGGTCGATGCGACCCAGCAGCGCGCGTCCGGTTTCGGTGAGCGACACCAGCTTGCAACGCCGGTTCGCCGGATCGATCTCGCGGACCACGAGCCCCCGTTCCTCAAGGTCGTTGACCGCGACCGTGGCCGCCGGCGCATCGACCGTCGCCGCGTGCGCCAACTGTTTGACCGTCATCGGGGCCCGTTCCAGGCGGCGCAGTATCCGGATCCGGCTGAACGGCAAGCCGCTCTCCTCGATGACCGCGCGTTTCCAGCTGTCTCGATGGTCGAACACCAGCCGGGTCAGCCCCCGCCACACCTCGTCGGCCAGATCGGCCTGCCGGTCACCGGACATGGGACACCTCCGGAACATGATGCTCGCCGATCAAGGGCGCCAGCTTCTGCGCCGAGCGCAGGGCCCACGGGGTCGTGGAGACAAGTCCGAGCGTGAAGATCACCAATCCCAGTGCGGCACAGACGAACCAGAGCGGGCGGGCGGCGGCGGCGAAATCCGTGCCGGCTGCGGAGAGCGCCGTCCCGGCCACCGAACCACACAGGGCCACACCGATACTCACGCCGACCTGCCGGCTGGTGGAGGCCACCGCCGAGGCCGCGCCTGCGCGGTCGATCGGCATGCCGCTGACCGCCGTGGTGGTGATCGGGGCGTTGACAATCGAGAAACCGATGCCGAACACCCCGAACATGACGAGCAACTGCCATACCGGGGTGTCGGCCGTCAGCCGCGTCAGCAGGATCGTGGCGGCGGTGATGGTCGCTCCGGCCACCACGAGCGACGGCCGGCTGCCGTACCGGCCGACCAGCCGGCCCGACAGCGGCGAGAAGATCAGCGCGCCGACTGCGACGGGCAGATACAGCAAGCCGGTGTGCATCGCCGAGTAACCCCGCTCGGTCTGCAGGTACAGCGACATCATGAAC
The genomic region above belongs to Mycolicibacterium sp. HK-90 and contains:
- a CDS encoding ABC transporter ATP-binding protein, translating into MSMETVARQSLYRQTHARDGDLRALADRRLLSRIWRFSARHHRRLGWFVAISVVSALLTVTTPVLAGRVVDAITRGGPVSTVVLLAVMIAGIAVAEAAVALLTRWLSSNIGEGLILDLRTAVFDHVQRMPVAFFTRTRTGALVSRLGNDVIGAQRAFSDTLSGIVANLVTLTLTLVVMLSISWRITLVSLALLPLFVLPARRIGSRMAGLSREAAAHNATMNTQMTERFSAPGATLVKLFGSPETESGEFAVRADRVRDIGVRTAMLQSTFMNSLTLMSALALALVYGLGGVLAIGGQLQAGAVVSLALLLTRLYAPLTALANARVEIASALVSFERVFEVLDLVPLIAEESDATAVPGGPVEIEFQDVRFSYPSADKVSLASLEEVATLDERGGDEVLHGISFTAAPGQMVALVGSSGAGKSTIAALLARLYDVDSGSITLNGADVRGVTFASLKDTVGMVTQDGHLFHESIRSNLLLAAPEVTDTELWDVLRRARLDDVVAAMPDGLDTVVGERGYRLSGGQRQRLTIARLLLGRSRVVVLDEATAALDSASEAAVQQALGEALGGRTSIVIAHRLSTVRAADLILVIEGGRIVERGTHRDLLARGGRYAELYDTQFADAAA
- the prrA gene encoding two-component system response regulator PrrA is translated as MDSATGGMASPRVLVVDDDPDVLASLERGLRLSGFTVSTAVDGAEALRSATETRPDAIVLDINMPVLDGVSVVTALRAMDNDVPVCVLSARSSVDDRVAGLEAGADDYLVKPFVLQELVARVKALLRRRGASATFSSETIQVGPLEVDIPGRRARVNGVDVDLTKREFDLLAVLAEHKTAVLSRAQLLELVWGYDFAADTNVVDVFIGYLRRKLEAGGAPRLLHTVRGVGFVLRTQ
- a CDS encoding HAMP domain-containing sensor histidine kinase yields the protein MSLLTRIFRRTPSLRTRVAFATAIGAAIVVVIVGTIVWVGITNDRKERLDRRLDEAAGFAIPFLPRGLGEIPRSPSDQDAVITVRRAGDVSSNSNIVLPELPDGYADTYIDGVRWRVRTVQIPAPGPMWVAVGATYDATIADTNNLHRRVIIICVFAVGAATVLGWVLAAFAVRPLKRLAQQTRQIEAGDEAPDVEVRGASEAVEIADAVNGMLQRIWKEQDRTKSALASARDFASVSAHELRTPLTAMRTNLEVLSTLDLPDDQRKEVVNDVIRTQSRIEATLGALERLAQGELTTTDDHVTVDITELLDRAAHDAMRVYPDLEVSLAPSPTVIIIGLPTGLRLAVDNAIANAVKHGGATRVQLSAVSSREGVEIAIDDDGVGVPEEERVMVFDRFSRGSTASRSGSGLGLALVAQQAELHGGTAALESSPLGGARLLLRLPGPH
- a CDS encoding OmpA family protein — its product is MSGSDESRTITGWQTASKFYRRPPGLGWLLALAAVPLLLGLIGWGGLDRSGKDADLTLPDINPTATMTAPDVNAPDVNAPDVNLPNLSFAPLSISRNGNDFTLSGDLPDANAKTALLDRLRGKFGADVNLIDNLNLRAGVSTPDVSALGTVFDAAGEGIPDFNFKVDGDTVTLTGTAPSAEARDAVESAVKSAWQNIKVVNNIQVASAPGAPAPPPAPAPGAPGAPGAPGGTPGPCAVLQDDVSALLRTPINFSTDGFVLAPASQQLLSQVAEKLKTCAGAKVAVTGYTDSSGNDAINVPLSGNRAKAVADYLVSQGLAADHVTSSGAGSANPIASNDTPEGKAQNRRVEITVN
- a CDS encoding FKBP-type peptidyl-prolyl cis-trans isomerase; this translates as MSTKPEIEFPDGPAPSELVINDLVVGDGAEAVPGATVEVHYVGVEYDSGEEFDSSWNRGESIEFPLRGLIQGWQDGIPGMRVGGRRQLVIPPAQAYGPAGSGHRLSGKTLIFVIDLLATR
- a CDS encoding DUF2630 family protein; translated protein: MAKDQDILAEVHRLVAEEQELRSKLQRREINETQEQQRLSSLEVALDQCWDLLRQRRALRDTGQDPGLAEKRGADEVEGYRG
- a CDS encoding NAD(P)/FAD-dependent oxidoreductase produces the protein MTETADAVIIGGGHNGLVAAAYLARAGRRVQVLERLDHVGGAAVSAHAFDGVDARLSRYSYLVSLLPQRIVSDLGARIRLSRRRYSSYTPDPASGGAAGLLIGPKSTFDAVGAEADAAGFDDFYHRCGLVTSRIWPTLLQPLRSRTEMRREVLGGHDTETAAAWDALIDRPIGEAISTAVSHDLVRGVMATDALIGTFAGIDDPSLIQNVCFLYHLIGGGTGDWDVPVGGMGAVSGALAAAASGFGAEIVTGADVYAVDPDGEVCYRTGGAARRVQAEHVLANVTPAVLAELLGEPAPVTAPGAQVKVNLMLRRLPRLRDENVTPEQAFGGTFHINETYSQLAAAYGTAAAGRVPDPLPCEIYCHSLTDPSILSEELRASGAQTLTVFGLHTPHALARENPDRMRDRLTSAVLNSLNSVLAEPIQDVLLEDSAGRLCIEAKTTTDLEQALGMTAGNIFHGALRWPFAEDDEPRDNPAQRWGVATSHDRILLCGSGSVRGGAVSGIGGHNAAMAVLES
- a CDS encoding TetR/AcrR family transcriptional regulator C-terminal domain-containing protein, whose product is MNERPGRDRSSAGDPVRTLELLWREPGQGARRGPKQRTTVDAVVAAAIRIADADGLDALTMRAVATELGVTPMATYTYVPGKAELLDLMIDAVYLQMPRRDFTGKSWREKVSAIAQDNLAMFDSHPWLTYLPTTRPPLGPGMIAKYDHELSAFDSLGLSDLEMDGALTYVLGFVNSVARIAIDSHRAAADSGQSDGQWWERAGPLLERVLDGDRYPLASRVGTAAGQAFDAAYSASHAYEFGLARVLDGLADLISDR
- a CDS encoding nuclear transport factor 2 family protein, encoding MVTMPQAGEFSPTAADVDAVLAWFARYDALAIDRNVEAMADEAMFPLNEVTDGRAEAVDRPGFVAQMAQQLGESSDFAMESTRTPHFINENLVFVITDATFTADGFSQRVRYGDLLVKRDGAWKFQTMVQGGWGES
- a CDS encoding MarR family winged helix-turn-helix transcriptional regulator; the encoded protein is MSGDRQADLADEVWRGLTRLVFDHRDSWKRAVIEESGLPFSRIRILRRLERAPMTVKQLAHAATVDAPAATVAVNDLEERGLVVREIDPANRRCKLVSLTETGRALLGRIDRVEDPAPDVLAALGPDDLTNLREILRRISSP